From Streptomyces sp. 6-11-2, one genomic window encodes:
- a CDS encoding peptidase C39 family protein produces MSRAEQPSRRSVLAVAVAAAAAMAGGAAPLAAAATAAPAPAAGAKGAGAAPARPVDYRAWTTYTDWRAGTARGTRAVAGTRPGLEIAQPAGTTDYTDPHTGTTKTWEYATWTSPAHRLSVPATEAVASWNAHTPAGTWLQVELRGTYSDGTDTPWYVMGRWAAGDQDVKRTSVDGQSDGRSTIWTDTFSLDDPASGLRLTSYRLRLTLHRRPGTRLTPTVWRIGAMGSDVPDRFTVPASAPGVAKELTVPRYSQSIHSGQYPEYDNGGEAWCSPTSSQMIIEYWGGRLTPEQLSWVDPSYADPQVCNAARYTYDHQYEGCGNWPFNAAYAATFKDLQAVVTRLGSLIDLETLIAAGIPAITSQSFLNTELTGAGYGTNGHLMTVIGFTADGDVIANDPASPNDAAVRRVYRRREFENIWLRTKRYNASGKVASGSGGICYLYFPAHLTGQQRKALAAVGVS; encoded by the coding sequence ATGAGCAGAGCCGAACAGCCGTCCCGCAGATCAGTCCTGGCCGTCGCGGTCGCCGCGGCGGCGGCGATGGCGGGTGGCGCGGCCCCGTTGGCCGCCGCGGCCACGGCCGCCCCCGCCCCCGCCGCCGGCGCCAAGGGCGCCGGAGCCGCCCCGGCCCGCCCGGTCGACTACCGCGCCTGGACCACCTACACCGACTGGCGCGCGGGCACGGCCCGCGGTACCCGCGCCGTCGCGGGCACCCGGCCCGGCCTCGAGATCGCGCAGCCCGCGGGCACCACCGACTACACCGACCCGCACACCGGCACGACCAAGACCTGGGAGTACGCCACCTGGACCAGCCCGGCGCACCGGCTGTCCGTCCCGGCGACGGAGGCGGTCGCCTCCTGGAACGCGCACACCCCGGCCGGCACCTGGCTCCAGGTCGAACTGCGCGGCACGTACTCCGACGGCACGGACACCCCCTGGTACGTGATGGGCCGCTGGGCGGCCGGCGACCAGGACGTCAAACGGACCTCCGTCGACGGCCAGAGCGACGGCCGCAGCACCATCTGGACGGACACCTTCTCCCTGGACGATCCGGCCTCCGGGCTGCGTCTCACCTCCTACCGGCTGCGGCTCACCCTCCACCGCAGGCCCGGGACCCGGCTCACGCCCACCGTCTGGCGGATCGGCGCCATGGGCTCCGACGTCCCCGACCGCTTCACCGTCCCGGCCTCCGCACCGGGCGTGGCCAAGGAGTTGACCGTCCCGCGTTACTCGCAGTCGATCCACTCCGGCCAGTACCCCGAGTACGACAACGGCGGCGAGGCCTGGTGCAGCCCCACCTCCTCCCAGATGATCATCGAGTACTGGGGCGGACGGCTCACCCCCGAGCAGTTGTCCTGGGTCGACCCGTCCTACGCCGACCCGCAGGTCTGCAACGCGGCCCGGTACACGTACGACCATCAGTACGAAGGCTGCGGCAACTGGCCGTTCAACGCCGCCTACGCGGCCACCTTCAAGGACCTCCAGGCAGTGGTGACCCGGCTCGGCTCGCTCATCGACCTGGAGACGCTGATCGCGGCCGGGATCCCGGCCATAACGTCCCAGTCCTTCCTCAACACCGAGCTGACCGGCGCCGGTTACGGCACCAACGGCCACCTCATGACCGTCATCGGCTTCACCGCGGACGGCGACGTGATCGCCAACGACCCGGCCTCGCCGAACGACGCGGCGGTACGGCGTGTGTACCGGCGCCGGGAGTTCGAGAACATCTGGCTCAGGACCAAGCGCTACAACGCCTCCGGCAAGGTCGCCTCCGGCTCCGGCGGCATCTGCTACCTGTACTTCCCGGCCCACCTCACGGGCCAACAGCGCAAGGCGCTCGCCGCCGTGGGCGTGAGCTGA
- a CDS encoding AAA family ATPase — protein sequence MDFGTQGPKAPADLAWLRGVDAYTMGAYPQAEEEFRAAVRLDPGMADGWLGLHALRVDTTTALLRMFRHRDRFNEQRARHRRTLNSWYWLGWWVQPVLESPRDLLLAHVSHWLDGRHVPELDRALAGLPPVDADPQVRFLHACRAYLVKDWEQLVRHTDPLLDDPLLGIEAGLFGGMARVRLEMYGQAEPLLSAALMRCRSEQPQRKELRYWLARAHEGTGRSAAALPLYRAVHRVDPAFMDTSARLTAIAEGDGYEDTAGLAAITLTGLGQDLMDGPDLLDPLFGAEGRDLKLSGTDLSVTGPLPSVTDPAVRRRTPAADAPLPTGPTDPALLEEALSELERMVGLEPVKRQVKALSAQLNMARLRAGQGLPVQPPKRHFVFSGPSGTGKTTVARILGRVFYALGLLGGDHLVEAQRADLVGEYLGQTAVKANELIDSAIGGVLFVDEAYSLSNSGYGKGDAYGDEALQVLLKRAEDNRDHLVVILAGYPEGMDRLLAANPGLSSRFTTRVDFPSYRPTELTEIGKVLATENGDLWDDEARDELHSIAGHVVDQGWIDELGNGRFLRTLYEKSCAYRDLRLSTYPGTPTRDDLSTLRLPDLMQAYGEVLSGRGPQDPSGV from the coding sequence ATGGACTTCGGCACGCAGGGCCCGAAGGCCCCGGCCGACCTCGCGTGGCTGCGAGGCGTGGACGCCTACACGATGGGCGCCTATCCGCAGGCGGAGGAGGAGTTCCGGGCCGCGGTGCGGCTCGACCCGGGGATGGCCGACGGCTGGCTCGGTCTGCACGCGCTGCGCGTCGACACGACGACCGCGCTGCTCAGGATGTTCCGGCACCGCGACCGCTTCAACGAACAGCGCGCCCGGCACCGCCGCACCCTCAACTCCTGGTACTGGCTGGGCTGGTGGGTGCAGCCCGTACTGGAGAGCCCGCGCGACCTGCTGCTCGCGCACGTCTCGCACTGGCTGGACGGCCGCCATGTCCCCGAGCTGGACCGCGCGCTGGCCGGGCTGCCGCCGGTGGACGCCGACCCCCAGGTCCGCTTTCTGCACGCCTGCCGCGCCTACCTCGTCAAGGACTGGGAACAGCTCGTCCGGCACACCGACCCGCTGCTCGACGATCCGCTGCTCGGCATCGAGGCCGGACTGTTCGGCGGCATGGCCCGGGTGCGCCTGGAGATGTACGGGCAGGCCGAGCCGCTGCTGTCGGCCGCGCTGATGCGCTGCCGCAGCGAGCAGCCGCAGCGCAAGGAACTCAGGTACTGGCTGGCGCGGGCGCACGAGGGCACCGGCCGCAGCGCGGCGGCACTGCCCCTGTACCGGGCGGTGCACCGGGTCGATCCGGCCTTCATGGACACCTCGGCGCGGCTCACGGCGATCGCCGAGGGCGACGGGTACGAGGACACGGCCGGCCTCGCCGCGATCACCCTCACCGGCCTCGGGCAGGACCTCATGGACGGCCCGGATCTGCTGGACCCGCTGTTCGGCGCCGAGGGCCGGGACCTGAAGCTGTCCGGGACCGACCTGTCGGTGACCGGTCCACTGCCGTCGGTGACCGATCCGGCGGTGCGTCGGCGCACCCCGGCCGCCGACGCGCCGCTGCCCACCGGGCCCACCGACCCGGCGCTACTGGAGGAAGCGCTCTCCGAACTCGAGCGCATGGTGGGGCTCGAACCGGTGAAGCGGCAGGTCAAGGCCCTGTCGGCGCAGTTGAACATGGCGCGGCTGCGGGCAGGGCAGGGGCTGCCCGTGCAGCCGCCCAAACGCCACTTCGTCTTCTCCGGCCCCTCGGGCACCGGCAAGACCACCGTCGCCCGCATCCTCGGCCGTGTCTTCTACGCGCTCGGCCTGCTCGGCGGCGACCATCTGGTGGAGGCGCAGCGGGCCGACCTGGTCGGCGAATATCTGGGGCAGACCGCCGTCAAGGCCAACGAGCTCATCGACTCCGCGATCGGCGGTGTGCTCTTCGTCGACGAGGCCTACTCCCTGTCGAACTCGGGTTACGGCAAGGGCGACGCGTACGGCGACGAGGCCCTCCAGGTGCTGCTCAAGCGGGCCGAGGACAACCGCGACCACCTGGTGGTGATCCTCGCCGGCTACCCCGAGGGCATGGACCGCCTGCTCGCCGCGAACCCCGGGCTGTCGTCGCGCTTCACCACCCGGGTGGACTTCCCGTCGTACCGGCCGACGGAACTCACCGAGATCGGCAAGGTGCTCGCCACGGAGAACGGTGACCTGTGGGACGACGAGGCCCGGGACGAGCTGCACTCGATCGCCGGGCACGTGGTCGACCAGGGCTGGATCGACGAACTCGGCAACGGCCGGTTCCTGCGGACCCTCTACGAGAAGAGCTGCGCCTACCGGGACCTGAGGTTGTCCACGTACCCGGGAACGCCGACCCGGGACGACTTGTCGACCCTGCGGCTGCCGGACCTGATGCAGGCGTACGGGGAGGTGCTGTCGGGACGGGGGCCCCAGGATCCGTCGGGGGTGTGA
- a CDS encoding pentapeptide repeat-containing protein gives MPDTQPEFDPHLVVELARAWETGSLAVVLGPEFDRETDDTVRTALLAELGRADESSAPPLGRLTEEYLARFGRAALITLLRSAGRPAVPGETPARPPSPSEALHEWLASRPPACLLVTSLYPTAEHAYRRFRRPFHVVKTETAIAFWDTAQPQIVHLFGCLDAPQDALLGERERRAARFLRPLLTARLADLPASHTLVLVGFAPYDPVLEELLAPALHSLGAYWRGAVVVLPEADEGVRAAYGRRQIKVVTTDGAPTAAYTRDLLDLVRGTAERQGTEALRGESPAIRECEEQLGVLGWSAQHSVRLSDRAVESVFGHPTEPGPLTAHIVEGELSGGDVRRLAERVGGHGRGMAVTETRISNTARRLAATDGRLELHTRQSLLERVLGVEPYLRWILDEYENGTQRGAYVDLQCRRPLSDAVAPVRGDAYWLDDYVDSWLRERSHSQLTLLGEPGSGKSWYCRHLAYALARRCLDDPDRGRVPVLALLSEMPATGTLEDFLIAQMRGKGAELLGGTQSFRYANDTGRLVVILDGLDELRWQVTPERARRTLAELADLVGPRSKILLASRPGYFEQDRSALRPGDAPGAPMSGSAAEDTAGVPGLRLSDGSTFEVIRLADLGYEQRVQALVRRLGTRSEPVRRLIDASSALTDLARLPGLLDLMSVVLAVPGREAPTTASELFEEYVTVLLGGAERVAVDGAAVRADTDRLAALAGRMRSRATHALPLAEARGILGVPEPASAGTAGPLSTDPRWEAFLRVAADGTVRFRLKTMREFLTARSLCTALRAGDRAPLDERLLLPEPVGYLAEQLASAGLSPLDWLPPGGSAPAVREPAAGPVGSLVGGRLPANCLSLANRMGVSLAGRSLRGLDLRGADLQGARLAGADLRNCDLRSVLLQGAVVTGADLRGAWLHGAMLHETQVVSAVGMLPDDGEVVAGTAEGLVQVLDRARLDTLESMRCPGVFRNMALMSHGRYVVAAALDGGVYLADRENGQAFLEIAHHGAPTTSAVAVGDTRLASGGTDGSVRLWTLDGDEVWQTRVSSGYVRSLALDPDAGLMFAGSSAGTVAALDAVTGRPVRQWVAHPDAGVYCLCALPGTGLVASGSDDRRIRLFVQDDGSHAADLAVLGDTVLGLVYDSGTGVLYCGCRDGTLSSWDLRHRERNWSVGGGHAVLSVALHAKSGVVATAGADGWVRLFDSGSGEPLGERLVGRRSEPDWHGVDLRGTTGWHREWLRFMGERGAILDD, from the coding sequence ATGCCTGACACCCAGCCGGAGTTCGACCCGCACCTCGTCGTCGAACTGGCCCGGGCCTGGGAGACCGGCTCCCTGGCCGTGGTCCTGGGCCCCGAGTTCGACCGCGAGACGGATGACACGGTCCGCACGGCGCTGCTCGCCGAACTCGGCCGCGCCGACGAGTCCTCGGCCCCTCCGCTGGGCCGGCTCACCGAGGAGTACCTGGCCCGCTTCGGCCGCGCCGCCCTGATCACCCTGCTGCGCAGCGCAGGACGCCCGGCGGTGCCCGGCGAGACGCCCGCACGGCCCCCTTCGCCCTCCGAAGCGCTCCATGAATGGCTCGCGTCCCGCCCACCGGCCTGCCTCCTGGTCACCTCGCTGTATCCGACGGCCGAACACGCCTACCGCCGCTTCCGGCGCCCCTTCCACGTCGTCAAGACCGAGACGGCGATCGCCTTCTGGGACACCGCACAGCCCCAGATCGTCCATCTCTTCGGCTGTCTGGACGCCCCGCAGGACGCCCTGCTCGGCGAACGGGAGCGGCGGGCCGCGCGCTTTCTGCGCCCCCTGCTCACCGCCCGCCTGGCCGACCTGCCCGCCTCGCACACCCTGGTCCTCGTCGGCTTCGCCCCGTACGACCCGGTCCTCGAAGAACTCCTGGCACCCGCCCTGCACTCGCTCGGCGCCTACTGGCGCGGCGCCGTCGTGGTGCTGCCCGAGGCCGACGAGGGCGTGCGCGCCGCCTACGGGCGGCGCCAGATCAAGGTCGTCACCACCGACGGCGCCCCCACCGCCGCCTACACCCGGGACCTGCTCGACCTGGTCCGGGGCACCGCCGAACGGCAGGGCACCGAGGCGCTGCGCGGAGAGTCACCGGCCATAAGGGAGTGCGAGGAGCAGCTCGGCGTCCTCGGCTGGAGCGCACAGCACTCGGTACGGCTGAGCGACCGCGCCGTGGAGTCGGTCTTCGGCCACCCCACCGAACCCGGGCCGCTCACCGCGCACATCGTGGAGGGCGAGCTGTCGGGCGGTGATGTGCGCCGGCTCGCCGAACGCGTCGGCGGACACGGCCGGGGCATGGCCGTCACCGAGACCAGGATCTCCAACACCGCCCGCCGCCTCGCCGCCACCGACGGCCGGCTCGAACTGCACACACGCCAGTCCCTGCTGGAGCGCGTACTCGGCGTCGAACCGTATCTGCGCTGGATCCTCGACGAGTACGAGAACGGAACCCAGCGCGGCGCCTATGTGGACCTCCAGTGCCGGCGCCCGCTGTCCGACGCGGTGGCCCCGGTGCGCGGCGACGCCTACTGGCTCGACGACTACGTCGACTCCTGGCTGCGCGAGCGCTCGCACAGTCAGCTGACCCTGCTCGGCGAACCCGGCAGCGGCAAGTCCTGGTACTGCCGGCACCTCGCTTACGCCCTGGCCCGCCGCTGCCTGGACGACCCCGACCGCGGACGTGTCCCCGTGCTCGCCCTGCTGTCGGAGATGCCGGCCACCGGCACGCTGGAGGACTTCCTGATCGCGCAGATGCGCGGCAAGGGCGCCGAGCTCCTCGGCGGCACACAGTCCTTCCGGTACGCCAACGACACCGGCCGGCTGGTCGTCATCCTCGACGGGCTCGACGAACTGCGCTGGCAGGTCACTCCCGAGCGTGCCCGGCGCACGCTGGCCGAACTCGCCGATCTGGTGGGCCCCCGGAGCAAGATCCTGCTGGCGAGCAGGCCCGGCTACTTCGAACAGGACCGCTCCGCCCTGCGCCCCGGTGATGCGCCGGGCGCGCCGATGTCCGGGAGCGCGGCCGAGGACACCGCCGGCGTCCCCGGACTCCGGCTGTCGGACGGGTCCACCTTCGAGGTGATCCGGCTCGCCGACCTCGGCTACGAGCAGCGCGTCCAGGCCCTGGTGCGTCGGCTCGGCACCCGGTCGGAACCGGTGCGGCGGCTGATCGACGCCAGCAGCGCCCTGACCGACCTGGCCCGGCTGCCCGGTCTGCTCGACCTGATGTCCGTGGTACTGGCCGTGCCCGGCCGCGAGGCCCCCACGACCGCCTCGGAGCTGTTCGAGGAGTACGTCACCGTCCTGCTCGGCGGCGCCGAACGCGTCGCCGTCGACGGCGCGGCGGTCCGCGCCGACACCGACCGGCTCGCGGCGCTCGCGGGCCGGATGCGCAGCCGGGCCACCCACGCCCTGCCGCTGGCCGAGGCCCGCGGCATCCTCGGCGTGCCCGAACCCGCCTCCGCCGGGACGGCCGGGCCGCTGAGCACCGACCCCCGCTGGGAGGCCTTCCTGCGGGTGGCCGCCGACGGCACCGTGCGCTTCCGGCTCAAGACGATGCGCGAGTTCCTCACCGCGCGCAGCCTGTGCACGGCGCTGCGGGCCGGGGACCGGGCCCCGCTGGACGAACGGCTGCTGCTGCCCGAACCGGTCGGCTACCTGGCCGAGCAACTGGCCTCCGCCGGACTGTCGCCGCTGGACTGGCTGCCCCCGGGCGGGTCGGCGCCGGCCGTCCGCGAGCCCGCCGCCGGACCGGTGGGCTCCCTGGTCGGCGGCCGGCTGCCCGCCAACTGCCTCTCCCTGGCCAACCGCATGGGCGTCTCCCTGGCCGGCCGCTCGCTGCGCGGACTCGATCTGCGCGGTGCCGACCTCCAGGGCGCCCGCCTCGCCGGCGCCGATCTGCGCAACTGCGATCTGCGCTCGGTGCTGCTCCAGGGTGCCGTGGTGACCGGAGCCGACCTGCGGGGCGCCTGGCTGCACGGAGCGATGCTGCACGAGACCCAGGTGGTCTCCGCGGTGGGCATGCTGCCCGACGACGGCGAGGTCGTGGCCGGCACCGCCGAGGGCCTGGTGCAGGTGCTGGACCGGGCCCGCCTGGACACCCTGGAGAGCATGCGCTGCCCGGGGGTCTTCCGCAACATGGCCCTGATGTCCCACGGCCGCTATGTGGTGGCGGCCGCCCTCGACGGCGGCGTGTATCTGGCGGACCGGGAGAACGGGCAGGCCTTCCTGGAGATCGCCCACCACGGCGCCCCCACCACCTCCGCCGTCGCGGTCGGGGACACCCGGCTCGCCTCGGGCGGCACCGACGGTTCCGTACGGCTGTGGACCCTCGACGGCGACGAGGTGTGGCAGACGCGGGTCTCCTCCGGCTACGTGCGCTCCCTCGCCCTGGACCCGGACGCCGGCCTGATGTTCGCCGGTTCCTCCGCCGGAACCGTGGCCGCCCTGGACGCCGTCACCGGCCGGCCCGTCAGGCAGTGGGTCGCGCACCCGGACGCCGGGGTGTACTGCCTGTGCGCGCTGCCGGGCACGGGCCTGGTGGCCAGCGGCAGCGACGACCGCAGGATCCGGCTCTTCGTCCAGGACGACGGCAGCCATGCCGCCGACCTCGCCGTACTGGGGGACACGGTGCTCGGCCTGGTGTACGACTCGGGCACCGGGGTGCTCTACTGCGGCTGCCGGGACGGCACGCTCAGCTCCTGGGACCTGAGGCACCGGGAGCGCAACTGGTCGGTGGGCGGGGGACACGCCGTGCTCTCCGTGGCGCTGCACGCCAAGTCCGGGGTGGTGGCGACGGCCGGCGCGGACGGCTGGGTACGGCTGTTCGACAGCGGTTCGGGGGAGCCCCTGGGCGAGCGGCTGGTCGGCCGCCGCTCCGAACCGGACTGGCACGGCGTGGACCTGCGGGGCACCACGGGCTGGCACCGGGAGTGGCTGCGGTTCATGGGCGAACGCGGCGCGATCCTCGACGACTGA